Proteins co-encoded in one Paenibacillus sp. genomic window:
- the hemW gene encoding radical SAM family heme chaperone HemW — MRQRTETPEAVYIHIPFCTNKCHYCDFNSYVLKGQPVHEYLDALEREMEATASAVPPGVIRTVFVGGGTPTVLTPEQMERFLASVRAYFPNLAPDYEFTMEANPGTTDAEKLQAMREGGVNRLSFGVQSFDSGLLHAIGRIHSVDDVYRSIDNARAAGFANVSIDLIFGLPNQTLQQMSDTLDKALELKLPHHSIYSLKVEENTLFHTLYERGELPLPKEEDEVAMFHLIMDRMRSAGYEQYEISNFAKPGFESKHNTVYWRNESYYGLGAGAHGYVKGRRHVNVKGIQPYIDATKAGLPVLDQEEVAEREAMEDFMMVGLRLLRGVDRADFEAQFGRGLDETFGNTIERLAKQGLLEATPVGYRLTRNGILLGNEVFGAFLEAQPAT, encoded by the coding sequence ATGAGACAGCGGACCGAAACGCCGGAAGCGGTGTATATTCATATCCCGTTTTGCACGAACAAATGCCACTACTGCGACTTCAACTCGTACGTGCTGAAAGGGCAGCCCGTGCACGAATATCTCGACGCGCTCGAGCGCGAGATGGAAGCGACGGCGAGCGCCGTCCCGCCCGGCGTCATCCGCACCGTGTTCGTCGGCGGCGGCACGCCGACGGTGCTGACGCCGGAGCAAATGGAGCGCTTCCTCGCCTCCGTTCGCGCCTATTTCCCGAACCTCGCGCCGGATTACGAGTTCACGATGGAGGCGAACCCGGGCACGACCGACGCCGAGAAGCTGCAGGCGATGCGAGAAGGCGGCGTGAACCGGCTGTCGTTCGGCGTCCAGTCGTTCGATTCGGGCCTGCTGCACGCGATCGGACGCATTCATTCCGTCGACGACGTGTACCGCAGCATCGACAACGCGCGCGCGGCGGGCTTCGCCAACGTGTCGATCGACCTCATCTTCGGCTTGCCGAACCAAACGTTGCAGCAGATGAGCGATACGCTCGACAAGGCGCTCGAGCTGAAGCTGCCGCACCATTCGATATACAGCCTGAAGGTCGAAGAGAACACGCTCTTCCACACGCTCTACGAGCGGGGCGAGCTGCCGCTGCCGAAGGAAGAAGACGAAGTCGCCATGTTCCACCTCATCATGGACCGGATGCGCTCGGCGGGGTACGAGCAGTACGAAATCAGCAATTTCGCGAAGCCGGGCTTCGAAAGCAAGCATAACACCGTGTATTGGCGCAATGAGAGCTACTACGGCTTGGGGGCCGGGGCGCACGGGTACGTGAAGGGTCGCCGCCACGTCAACGTCAAAGGCATTCAGCCGTACATCGACGCGACGAAAGCCGGACTCCCGGTCCTCGATCAGGAAGAAGTCGCCGAACGGGAAGCGATGGAGGACTTCATGATGGTCGGCTTAAGGCTCCTGAGGGGCGTCGACCGCGCCGACTTCGAAGCGCAGTTCGGGCGCGGACTCGACGAGACGTTCGGCAACACGATCGAACGGCTCGCGAAGCAAGGGCTGCTCGAAGCGACGCCTGTCGGATACCGCCTGACAAGGAACGGCATCCTGCTCGGGAACGAAGTGTTCGGCGCGTTCCTCGAGGCGCAGCCGGCGACGTAA
- a CDS encoding N-acetyltransferase yields MIQTAVCRKATIDDVDYLYELIQGYAAGGIMLPRSKEALTEQIDTFVVAEVDGRVVGCGALLRLGADLVEIRSLGLDPAYQGQGIGRKIVELLERQARDMGIPKLMALTYEVAFFERNGFTVVNKEIFPEKVWRDCIHCKKQHNCDEIAVLKRLD; encoded by the coding sequence GTGATCCAAACCGCGGTATGCCGGAAAGCAACGATCGACGATGTCGACTATTTATATGAACTGATTCAAGGATACGCCGCCGGCGGCATCATGCTGCCCCGGTCGAAGGAGGCGCTGACGGAGCAAATTGACACGTTCGTCGTCGCCGAAGTCGACGGGCGCGTCGTCGGTTGCGGCGCGCTGCTGCGTCTCGGTGCGGATCTCGTGGAAATCCGTTCGCTCGGCCTCGATCCGGCGTACCAAGGTCAAGGTATCGGACGCAAAATCGTGGAGCTGCTCGAGCGGCAGGCCAGAGATATGGGCATTCCGAAGCTGATGGCGCTCACGTACGAGGTGGCGTTTTTCGAACGGAACGGCTTTACGGTCGTAAATAAAGAAATTTTCCCGGAAAAGGTTTGGCGGGATTGCATTCATTGCAAAAAGCAGCACAACTGCGATGAAATTGCAGTCCTGAAACGACTAGACTGA
- the hrcA gene encoding heat-inducible transcriptional repressor HrcA, protein MLSERQKMILAAIVDDYIRSAEPVGSRSISKRGDVGYSAATIRNEMSDLEELGFLEQPHTSAGRIPSNKGYRYYVDHLLSPGTLTATEKESIKSFFESKIQEVESVVQQAASILSGLTNYTAIVLGPETYKTTLASLQLIPLNERSAVAIIVTNTGHVENRTVTIPEGVPMNEIEKFVNLMNAKLKGEPLYRLRSKMYTELVSELSKHVAGYEELLSMVESVLQNDESDRLYLGGATKMLTQPEFKDVDKVKTILELFDQTQTLLSMFASTPAGIQVRIGGENSLEAINNCSVITASYAIDGQPVGTIGILGPTRMDYRKVIAVLDLFTKDMTNSLSRWFR, encoded by the coding sequence TTGTTATCCGAACGTCAGAAGATGATTTTGGCGGCCATCGTCGACGATTACATTCGGTCCGCCGAGCCGGTCGGATCGCGAAGCATATCGAAGCGCGGTGACGTTGGATACAGCGCCGCGACCATCCGGAACGAGATGTCGGACTTGGAGGAGCTCGGCTTTCTCGAGCAGCCGCATACGTCCGCGGGACGCATTCCTTCGAACAAAGGGTACCGGTATTACGTGGACCATTTGTTAAGCCCAGGGACGCTCACGGCAACGGAGAAGGAATCAATCAAGTCGTTTTTCGAGAGCAAAATCCAAGAAGTCGAAAGCGTCGTGCAGCAGGCGGCATCGATTTTGTCGGGCCTGACGAATTATACGGCGATCGTGCTCGGACCGGAGACGTACAAGACGACGCTGGCGTCGCTGCAGCTCATCCCGCTGAACGAGCGGTCGGCCGTCGCGATCATCGTCACGAACACGGGCCACGTCGAGAACCGTACGGTTACGATCCCGGAAGGCGTTCCGATGAACGAGATCGAGAAATTCGTCAACCTGATGAACGCGAAGCTGAAGGGCGAGCCGCTGTACCGGCTCCGATCGAAGATGTATACCGAACTGGTCTCGGAGCTCAGCAAGCACGTTGCAGGCTACGAGGAACTGCTCTCCATGGTCGAATCGGTGCTGCAGAACGACGAGTCCGATCGCCTCTACTTGGGCGGCGCGACGAAGATGTTGACGCAGCCGGAGTTTAAGGACGTCGACAAGGTGAAGACGATCCTCGAGCTGTTCGACCAGACGCAGACGCTTCTTAGCATGTTCGCTTCGACGCCGGCGGGCATTCAGGTGCGCATCGGCGGCGAGAACAGTCTGGAAGCGATCAACAACTGCAGCGTCATTACGGCATCGTACGCGATTGACGGCCAGCCGGTCGGCACGATCGGCATTTTGGGTCCGACCCGGATGGATTATCGGAAGGTCATTGCCGTTCTCGATCTGTTTACGAAGGATATGACGAACAGTTTGTCGCGTTGGTTCCGATAA
- the grpE gene encoding nucleotide exchange factor GrpE gives MKQEMEKERAENEAVENTETNAEANAEAETTAEPPETADAELAEEAATNAEMEALKKTAEEHYQRYLRTQADFDNFRRRARAEKEEFAKYASQKLIEGLLPIVDNFDRAVAASREQRDFEALAKGVEMIQRQLGQLLESEGLKPIEAIGQPFNPELHQAIMQVPAEEGTESGIVVEELQKGYMLKEKVIRPSMVKVTE, from the coding sequence ATGAAACAAGAAATGGAGAAAGAGCGGGCGGAGAACGAAGCCGTCGAGAACACGGAAACGAATGCCGAGGCCAACGCCGAAGCGGAGACGACCGCCGAGCCGCCGGAGACGGCTGACGCCGAACTCGCCGAGGAAGCAGCGACGAACGCGGAAATGGAAGCCTTGAAGAAAACCGCGGAGGAGCATTACCAGCGTTACCTGCGCACGCAAGCCGACTTCGACAACTTCCGCCGCCGCGCGCGGGCCGAGAAGGAAGAATTCGCGAAGTACGCCTCGCAGAAGCTGATCGAGGGGCTGCTGCCGATCGTCGACAACTTCGACCGGGCGGTTGCGGCAAGCCGAGAACAGCGCGATTTCGAAGCGCTCGCGAAGGGCGTGGAGATGATTCAGCGCCAGCTCGGGCAGCTGCTGGAATCCGAGGGGCTGAAGCCGATCGAAGCGATCGGTCAGCCGTTCAATCCCGAACTGCATCAAGCGATCATGCAGGTTCCGGCCGAAGAAGGTACGGAGTCCGGCATCGTTGTCGAGGAGCTGCAGAAGGGATATATGCTGAAAGAGAAAGTCATCCGCCCGTCGATGGTCAAGGTGACGGAATAA
- the dnaK gene encoding molecular chaperone DnaK: MSKVIGIDLGTTNSCVAVMEGGEAVVIPNREGNRTTPSVVGFKKDGERIVGETAKRQSITNPDRTVISIKRHMGTNHKTVIDDKEYTPQEISAMILQKLKADAEEYLGAPVTQAVITVPAYFNDSQRQATKDAGKIAGLEVLRIVNEPTAAALAYGLEKGEDQTILVFDLGGGTFDVSILELGDGIFEVKATSGDNHLGGDDFDEVIINHLVSEFKKEQGVDLSKDKAAVQRLKDAAEKAKKELSTVLTTTISLPFITVVDGVPQHLEMNLTRAKFEELSADLVERTMGPTRRALQDAGLTPDKIDKVVLVGGSTRIPAVQEAVKKLIGKEAYKGVNPDEVVALGAAIQAGVLTGDVKDVVLLDVTPLSLGIETAGGVFTKMIDRNTTIPTSKSQVFSTYADNQTSVEIHVLQGERAMAADNKTLGRFMLSDIPPAPRGVPQIEVTFDIDANGIVNVSALDKGTGKSQKITITSSSGLSDEEVERMVKDAERNAEEDRKRKELVELRNNADQLVYAVEKTLKDLGDKVDAGEKQKAEDAKEALKKALEGGNADDIKAKSEELSNVIQQLSVKLYEQAQQGAGADASAGAGAAEGAAKKDNVVDADYEVVDDKDK; encoded by the coding sequence ATGAGTAAAGTTATCGGTATCGACCTTGGAACGACGAACTCCTGCGTCGCGGTGATGGAAGGCGGCGAAGCGGTCGTCATCCCGAACCGAGAAGGCAACCGGACGACGCCGTCCGTCGTAGGCTTTAAGAAAGACGGCGAGCGCATCGTGGGCGAAACCGCGAAGCGCCAATCGATCACGAACCCGGACCGGACGGTCATTTCGATCAAGCGTCATATGGGCACGAACCATAAGACGGTCATCGACGACAAAGAGTACACGCCGCAGGAAATTTCGGCGATGATTCTCCAGAAGCTGAAGGCGGACGCGGAAGAGTATTTGGGCGCGCCGGTGACGCAGGCGGTCATCACGGTTCCGGCGTACTTCAACGACTCGCAGCGTCAAGCGACGAAGGACGCAGGCAAAATCGCCGGCCTCGAAGTGCTTCGCATCGTCAACGAGCCGACGGCGGCGGCGCTTGCGTACGGCCTCGAGAAAGGCGAAGACCAGACGATTCTCGTATTCGACCTCGGCGGCGGCACGTTCGACGTGTCGATTCTCGAGCTCGGCGACGGCATTTTCGAAGTGAAAGCGACGAGCGGCGACAACCACCTCGGCGGCGACGACTTCGACGAAGTCATTATCAACCACCTCGTATCCGAATTTAAGAAAGAGCAAGGCGTCGACTTGTCCAAGGACAAAGCGGCGGTGCAGCGTCTGAAGGACGCGGCGGAGAAAGCGAAGAAGGAGCTCTCCACGGTGCTCACGACGACGATTTCGCTGCCGTTCATCACGGTCGTCGACGGCGTGCCGCAGCATCTCGAGATGAACCTGACGCGCGCGAAGTTCGAGGAGCTGTCCGCAGACCTCGTCGAGCGCACGATGGGACCGACGCGCCGCGCGCTTCAAGACGCGGGCCTGACGCCGGACAAAATCGACAAAGTCGTTCTCGTCGGCGGTTCGACGCGCATCCCGGCCGTCCAAGAAGCGGTGAAAAAGCTGATCGGCAAAGAAGCGTACAAAGGCGTCAACCCGGATGAAGTCGTCGCGCTCGGCGCTGCGATTCAAGCGGGCGTCCTGACGGGCGACGTGAAAGACGTCGTATTGCTCGACGTTACGCCGCTGTCCCTCGGCATCGAAACGGCGGGCGGCGTATTCACGAAGATGATCGACCGGAATACGACGATCCCGACGAGCAAATCGCAGGTGTTCTCGACGTACGCGGACAACCAGACGTCCGTCGAAATTCACGTGCTGCAGGGCGAGCGCGCCATGGCTGCCGACAACAAGACGCTCGGCCGCTTCATGCTGAGCGACATTCCGCCGGCGCCGCGCGGCGTGCCGCAAATCGAGGTCACGTTCGATATCGACGCCAACGGCATCGTGAACGTCAGCGCTCTCGACAAGGGCACGGGCAAATCGCAAAAAATTACGATCACGTCCTCGAGCGGTTTGTCGGACGAAGAGGTCGAGCGGATGGTGAAGGACGCCGAGCGCAACGCGGAGGAAGACCGCAAGCGCAAGGAGCTCGTCGAACTCCGCAACAACGCCGATCAGCTCGTGTACGCCGTCGAGAAGACGCTCAAGGATCTCGGCGACAAAGTCGACGCCGGCGAGAAGCAGAAGGCGGAAGACGCGAAGGAAGCGCTCAAGAAGGCGCTCGAAGGCGGCAACGCCGATGATATCAAGGCGAAGTCCGAGGAATTGTCGAATGTCATTCAGCAGCTTTCCGTGAAGCTCTACGAGCAAGCGCAGCAAGGCGCGGGTGCGGACGCATCGGCGGGCGCGGGCGCGGCGGAAGGCGCGGCGAAGAAAGACAACGTCGTGGACGCCGACTACGAAGTCGTCGACGACAAAGATAAATAA
- the dnaJ gene encoding molecular chaperone DnaJ → MAKRDFYEVLGVSKGASADEIKKAYRKLAREYHPDVNKAADAAEKFKEVKEAYDVLSDDAKRANYDRYGHADPNQGFGGFGGGGADFGGGINDIFDMFFGGGGRRNPNAPQRGADLEYQMQIEFKEAVFGKETDVTIPRTETCDVCEGSGAKPGTKPETCSVCRGSGQQEVVQNTPFGRIVNRRACGNCSGTGKIIKDRCNNCWGSGKVKKQRKIHIRIPAGVDDGAQLRVSGEGEAGVRGGPPGDLYISIRVKPHEFFEREGDDIYCEVPLTFAQAALGDEIEVPTLTERVKLKIPAGTQTDTYFRLKGKGVPRLRGSGQGDQHVKVVVVTPTNLSEEQKSLLREFAGLSGERTHENNGFFERMRKAFKGD, encoded by the coding sequence GTGGCGAAACGCGACTTTTACGAGGTGCTCGGGGTCAGCAAAGGGGCATCCGCGGACGAAATCAAGAAGGCCTACCGCAAGCTTGCGCGGGAATACCATCCTGACGTGAACAAAGCGGCGGACGCGGCCGAAAAGTTTAAAGAAGTGAAGGAAGCATATGACGTGCTGTCCGACGATGCCAAGCGCGCGAACTACGACCGTTACGGCCACGCCGACCCGAATCAGGGTTTCGGCGGCTTCGGCGGGGGAGGCGCGGATTTCGGCGGCGGCATCAACGATATTTTCGACATGTTCTTCGGCGGCGGCGGCCGGCGCAATCCGAACGCACCGCAGCGAGGCGCGGACCTGGAATACCAAATGCAAATCGAGTTCAAGGAAGCCGTCTTCGGCAAGGAGACGGACGTTACGATTCCGCGAACGGAAACTTGCGACGTCTGCGAAGGATCCGGGGCGAAGCCTGGAACGAAACCGGAGACGTGTTCGGTATGCCGCGGTTCGGGTCAGCAGGAAGTCGTGCAAAATACGCCGTTCGGCCGCATCGTGAACCGGCGCGCCTGCGGCAACTGCAGCGGCACCGGCAAAATCATCAAAGACCGTTGCAACAATTGCTGGGGCTCCGGCAAGGTCAAGAAGCAGCGCAAAATTCATATCCGCATTCCGGCGGGCGTGGACGACGGCGCGCAGCTTCGCGTGTCCGGAGAAGGGGAAGCCGGCGTGCGCGGCGGCCCTCCGGGGGATTTGTACATTTCCATCCGGGTGAAGCCGCATGAGTTTTTCGAGCGCGAAGGCGACGACATTTACTGCGAGGTGCCGCTCACGTTCGCGCAGGCGGCGCTCGGCGACGAGATCGAGGTGCCGACGCTCACGGAACGCGTAAAGCTGAAGATTCCGGCGGGCACTCAGACGGATACGTATTTCCGCCTGAAGGGCAAGGGCGTCCCGCGCCTCCGCGGCAGCGGGCAAGGCGACCAGCATGTGAAGGTCGTCGTCGTGACGCCGACGAATTTGTCGGAAGAGCAAAAATCGCTGCTGCGCGAATTCGCGGGATTGTCCGGAGAACGGACGCATGAAAATAACGGGTTCTTCGAACGGATGCGCAAAGCGTTCAAGGGCGATTAG
- a CDS encoding YfhD family protein has product MDNAKQEKQLPIGKNEDVEFSRELADEDDLEALERMEAADRRQQ; this is encoded by the coding sequence GTGGACAACGCGAAGCAGGAGAAGCAGCTGCCGATCGGCAAAAACGAGGACGTCGAATTTTCCCGCGAGCTTGCGGACGAAGACGATCTGGAGGCGCTCGAACGGATGGAAGCTGCCGACCGCCGCCAGCAATAA